The following coding sequences lie in one Arachis hypogaea cultivar Tifrunner chromosome 4, arahy.Tifrunner.gnm2.J5K5, whole genome shotgun sequence genomic window:
- the LOC112794960 gene encoding ribulose bisphosphate carboxylase large chain — MSPQTETKASVGFKASVKDYKLTYYTPEYETKDTDILAAFRVTPQPGVPPEEAGAAVAAESSTGTWTTVWTDGLTSLDRYKGRCYNIEPVAGEENQYIAYVAYPLDLFEEGSITNMFTSIVGNVFGFKALRALRLEDLRIPISYIKTFQGPPHGIQVERDKLNKYGRPLFGCTIKPKLGLSAKNYGRAVYECLRGGLDFTKDDENVNSNALSKNPNVSDYVLLRISDWS, encoded by the exons ATGTCACCACAAACAGAGACTAAAGCAAGTGTTGGGTTCAAAGCTAGTGTTAAAGATTATAAATTGACTTATTATACTCCTGAGTATGAAACGAAAGATACTGATATCTTGGCAGCATTCCGAGTAACTCCTCAACCTGGAGTTCCTCCGGAAGAAGCGGGTGCCGCGGTAGCTGCCGAATCTTCTACTGGTACATGGACAACTGTTTGGACCGATGGGCTTACCAGTCTTGATCGTTACAAAGGACGATGCTACAACATCGAGCCGGTTGCTGGCGAAGAAAATCAATATATTGCCTATGTAGCTTATCCTTTAGACCTTTTTGAGGAAGGTTCTATTACTAACATGTTTACTTCCATTGTAGGTAATGTATTTGGGTTCAAGGCCCTTCGCGCCCTACGTCTGGAAGATTTGCGAATCCCTATCTCTTATATTAAAACTTTCCAAGGTccgcctcatggcatccaagttgAAAGAGATAAATTAAACAAGTATGGTCGCCCCCTATTTGGATGTACTATTAAACCAAAATTGGGGTTATCCGCGAAGAATTACGGTAGAGCAGTTTATGAATGTCTTCGCGGTGGACTTGATTTTACCAAAGATGATGAAAATGTGAATTCCAACGCATTGAG caaaaatcctaacgtcagtgacTATGTGCTACTTAGGATATCAGACTG GAGCTAA